A single region of the Equus przewalskii isolate Varuska chromosome 26, EquPr2, whole genome shotgun sequence genome encodes:
- the LOC103565011 gene encoding olfactory receptor 1L3, with the protein MGMSNLTRFSEFILLGLSSRLEDQKPLFALFLIMYLVTLMGNLLIILAIRSDPQLQNPMYFFLSILSFADICYTTVIVPKMLVNFLSETKTISYAECLAQMYFFLVFGNIDSYLLAAMAIDRYVAICKPFHYVTIMNHRCCMLLLAFSIAFSYLHSLLHVLLVNQLTFCASNVIHHFFCDVNPLLKLACSSTSVNEVVAMTEGLASVMAPFVCIIISYLRILIAVLNIPSASGKRKAFSTCSSHLTLVTLFYGSISYVYLQPLSSYTVKKQIATITYTILTPMLNPFIYSLRNKDMKQGLEKLMSRIKPQMDRLSTAKANKFCEP; encoded by the coding sequence ATGGGAATGTCCAATCTGACAAGATTCTCTGAATTCATCCTCCTGGGACTCTCCTCTCGCCTTGAGGACCAGAAGCCACTCTTTGCCCTCTTTCTTATCATGTACCTTGTCACCTTGATGGGAAATCTGCTCATCATCTTGGCTATCCGCTCTGATCCTCAACTCCAAAaccccatgtatttcttcctgagCATCTTGTCCTTTGCTGATATTTGCTACACAACAGTCATAGTCCCTAAGATGTTAGTGAACTTCTTGTCAGAGACAAAGACTATTTCCTATGCTGAATGTCTGGCACAGATGTATTTCTTCCTGGTCTTTGGAAACATAGACAGTTATCTCCTGGCAGCTATGGCCATTGACCGCTATGTAGCCATTTGTAAGCCTTTCCACTACGTCACTATTATGAACCACAGATGCTGTATGTTGCTACTGGCCTTCTCTATAGCTTTCTCCTACCTCCACTCCCTCTTACATGTCCTCCTGGTGAATCAACTCACCTTTTGTGCATCAAATGTAATCCATCACTTTTTTTGTGATGTCAACCCTCTTCTGAAACTGGCCTGCTCTTCGACCTCTGTCAATGAAGTTGTGGCCATGACAGAAGGGCTGGCCTCTGTGATGGCCCCATTTGTCTGCATTATCATCTCTTACCTGAGAATCCTTATTGCTGTCCTCAACATTCCCTCAGCTAGTGGAAAACgcaaagccttctccacctgcagCTCCCACCTCACGCTGGTGACTCTGTTTTATGGGAGTATTAGCTATGTCTATCTCCAGCCATTATCGAGCTATACTGTCAAGAAACAAATAGCAACAATTACCTACACCATACTGACACCAATGTTGAACCCATTTATCTACAGCTTAAGAAACAAAGACATGAAACAGGGCTTAGAGAAATTGATGAGCAGAATTAAGCCTCAAATGGATAGGCTTTCTACTGCAAAAGCCAACAAATTCTGTGAACCCTGA